A portion of the Chiroxiphia lanceolata isolate bChiLan1 chromosome 10, bChiLan1.pri, whole genome shotgun sequence genome contains these proteins:
- the HRG gene encoding histidine-rich glycoprotein isoform X5: MLLLASAFFLTLLQCSNAQNKASFTPADCNTIETDAGVALDLVNKHRRDGYVFGLFRVADAHELHTGNSSVLYLTLDVLETECPVLSRKHWESCEYSDTYPMDFGQCKIITYTNHLLKKPQLYGFNCTLSPVPPDLLECKDCPVKIEVLEVTEQHKDIATKALKKFKIEGNHTNYFAVDKVERVLKMTGSREGHILGFSIKETNCSKTVQQEDQALDCDFLHDWHAHMGFCTARVISDADEPDGTDISCEIYHPWQLGFGRKGKGGKPHRHPHFRHHFGHRHHHGHHHRHERPPSSQPRLEDPEHSQNFNKEDQDSHEGPAPSSLPPPHDEPGHHYPPHHHGPHCPPPPPPHGPHCPPPPPPPHHGPHHPHPPHHHGPHPGHPPHHCHHHYRHHCNKTSMSGKYFPCHMTGTIYRIPVLNQQDSLTPPSANFLKLSQFNTHSSSTGEGLKEMPEDPGFPYHPTQSESCPGKPKLVLPKILPLFPQNSLAENSPK; encoded by the exons atgctgcttctagcttcagctttttttctaaCACTACTGCAGTGTTCTAATgcccaaaacaaagcaagcttTACACCTGCAGACTGTAACACCATTGAGACAGATGCAGGAGTGGCCCTGGATTTGGTCAACAAACACCGCAGAGATGGTTATGTTTTTGGTTTATTCCGTGTTGCTGATGCACATGAACTACATACA GGAAATTCATCAGTCCTCTACCTAACTTTGGATGTGCTGGAAACCGAATGCCCTGTCTTATCCAGGAAACACTGGGAGTCCTGCGAATACAGCGACACATATCCCATG gaCTTTGGGCAATGTAAGATTATCACATATACGAACCATCTGCTGAAGAAACCTCAACTGTATGGATTTAATTGTACCTTAAGTCCAG TTCCACCTGATTTATTAGAGTGCAAAGATTGTCCTGTGAAAATTGAAGTCTTAGAAGTCACGGAGCAACATAAAGATATTGCTACAAAGGCCCTGAAGAAATTCAAGATAGAAGGTAACCACACAAACTACTTCGCTGTGGACAAAGTTGAAAGGGTTTTAAAGATG ACTGGCTCCCGGGAAGGTCACATTTTAGGATTCTCTATAAAGGAGACCAACTGTTCCAAAACTGTGCAGCAAGAAGATCAGGCACTGGATTGTGATTTTCTCCATGACTGGCATGCT cACATGGGATTCTGCACAGCAAGAGTTATAAGTGATGCAGATGAACCTGATGGAACAGATATAAGTTGTGAAATCTACCATCCCTGG CAGCTTGGCTTTGGGCGAAAAGGCAAAGGTGGAAAACCACACAGACATCCCCATTTCCGTCATCATTTTGGTCACAGACATCATCATGGACATCATCACAGACATGAACGTCCACCCTCTTCTCAGCCCAGACTTGAAGACCCTGAGCATAGCCAAAACTTCAACAAGGAAGATCAAGACAGCCATGAAGGACCTGctccttcttctctccctcctccccatgATGAACCAGGTCATCACTATCCTCCTCACCATCATGGACCAcactgtcctcctcctcctcctcctcatggACCAcactgtcctcctcctcctcctcctcctcat CATGGACCACATCACCCCCATCCTCCTCACCATCACGGACCACATCCAGGACACCCTCCTCATCACTGTCATCACCATTACAGACATCACTGCAACAAGACAAGCATGTCAGGAAAGTATTTTCCATGCCACATGACAGGAACTATCTATCGCATTCCAGTTCTAAATCAGCAGGATTCCCTCACACCTCCCAGTGCAAACTTCCTCAAGCTATCCCAGTTCAACACTCACTCTTCCAGCACTGGTGAAGGACTAAAGGAGATGCCAGAAGATCCAGGTTTTCCATACCACCCTACACAATCAGAATCATGCCCAGGAAAACCCAAACTTGTTCTTCCAAAAATTTTGCCGTTATTTCCCCAGAACTCCCTGGCAGAAAATTCTCCAAAATGA
- the HRG gene encoding histidine-rich glycoprotein isoform X1, with protein sequence MLLLASAFFLTLLQCSNAQNKASFTPADCNTIETDAGVALDLVNKHRRDGYVFGLFRVADAHELHTGNSSVLYLTLDVLETECPVLSRKHWESCEYSDTYPMDFGQCKIITYTNHLLKKPQLYGFNCTLSPVPPDLLECKDCPVKIEVLEVTEQHKDIATKALKKFKIEGNHTNYFAVDKVERVLKMTGSREGHILGFSIKETNCSKTVQQEDQALDCDFLHDWHAHMGFCTARVISDADEPDGTDISCEIYHPWQLGFGRKGKGGKPHRHPHFRHHFGHRHHHGHHHRHERPPSSQPRLEDPEHSQNFNKEDQDSHEGPAPSSLPPPHDEPGHHYPPHHHGPHCPPPPPPHGPHCPPPPPPPHGPHCPPPPHGPHCPPPPPPPHGPHHPHPPHHHGPHPGHPPHHCHHHYRHHCNKTSMSGKYFPCHMTGTIYRIPVLNQQDSLTPPSANFLKLSQFNTHSSSTGEGLKEMPEDPGFPYHPTQSESCPGKPKLVLPKILPLFPQNSLAENSPK encoded by the exons atgctgcttctagcttcagctttttttctaaCACTACTGCAGTGTTCTAATgcccaaaacaaagcaagcttTACACCTGCAGACTGTAACACCATTGAGACAGATGCAGGAGTGGCCCTGGATTTGGTCAACAAACACCGCAGAGATGGTTATGTTTTTGGTTTATTCCGTGTTGCTGATGCACATGAACTACATACA GGAAATTCATCAGTCCTCTACCTAACTTTGGATGTGCTGGAAACCGAATGCCCTGTCTTATCCAGGAAACACTGGGAGTCCTGCGAATACAGCGACACATATCCCATG gaCTTTGGGCAATGTAAGATTATCACATATACGAACCATCTGCTGAAGAAACCTCAACTGTATGGATTTAATTGTACCTTAAGTCCAG TTCCACCTGATTTATTAGAGTGCAAAGATTGTCCTGTGAAAATTGAAGTCTTAGAAGTCACGGAGCAACATAAAGATATTGCTACAAAGGCCCTGAAGAAATTCAAGATAGAAGGTAACCACACAAACTACTTCGCTGTGGACAAAGTTGAAAGGGTTTTAAAGATG ACTGGCTCCCGGGAAGGTCACATTTTAGGATTCTCTATAAAGGAGACCAACTGTTCCAAAACTGTGCAGCAAGAAGATCAGGCACTGGATTGTGATTTTCTCCATGACTGGCATGCT cACATGGGATTCTGCACAGCAAGAGTTATAAGTGATGCAGATGAACCTGATGGAACAGATATAAGTTGTGAAATCTACCATCCCTGG CAGCTTGGCTTTGGGCGAAAAGGCAAAGGTGGAAAACCACACAGACATCCCCATTTCCGTCATCATTTTGGTCACAGACATCATCATGGACATCATCACAGACATGAACGTCCACCCTCTTCTCAGCCCAGACTTGAAGACCCTGAGCATAGCCAAAACTTCAACAAGGAAGATCAAGACAGCCATGAAGGACCTGctccttcttctctccctcctccccatgATGAACCAGGTCATCACTATCCTCCTCACCATCATGGACCAcactgtcctcctcctcctcctcctcatggACCAcactgtcctcctcctcctcctcctcctcatggACCAcactgtcctcctcctcctcatggACCAcactgtcctcctcctcctcctcctcct CATGGACCACATCACCCCCATCCTCCTCACCATCACGGACCACATCCAGGACACCCTCCTCATCACTGTCATCACCATTACAGACATCACTGCAACAAGACAAGCATGTCAGGAAAGTATTTTCCATGCCACATGACAGGAACTATCTATCGCATTCCAGTTCTAAATCAGCAGGATTCCCTCACACCTCCCAGTGCAAACTTCCTCAAGCTATCCCAGTTCAACACTCACTCTTCCAGCACTGGTGAAGGACTAAAGGAGATGCCAGAAGATCCAGGTTTTCCATACCACCCTACACAATCAGAATCATGCCCAGGAAAACCCAAACTTGTTCTTCCAAAAATTTTGCCGTTATTTCCCCAGAACTCCCTGGCAGAAAATTCTCCAAAATGA
- the HRG gene encoding histidine-rich glycoprotein isoform X8 codes for MCWKPNALSYPGNTGSPANTATHIPWQVMDFGQCKIITYTNHLLKKPQLYGFNCTLSPVPPDLLECKDCPVKIEVLEVTEQHKDIATKALKKFKIEGNHTNYFAVDKVERVLKMTGSREGHILGFSIKETNCSKTVQQEDQALDCDFLHDWHAHMGFCTARVISDADEPDGTDISCEIYHPWQLGFGRKGKGGKPHRHPHFRHHFGHRHHHGHHHRHERPPSSQPRLEDPEHSQNFNKEDQDSHEGPAPSSLPPPHDEPGHHYPPHHHGPHCPPPPPPHGPHCPPPPPPPHGPHCPPPPHGPHCPPPPPPPHGPHHPHPPHHHGPHPGHPPHHCHHHYRHHCNKTSMSGKYFPCHMTGTIYRIPVLNQQDSLTPPSANFLKLSQFNTHSSSTGEGLKEMPEDPGFPYHPTQSESCPGKPKLVLPKILPLFPQNSLAENSPK; via the exons ATGTGCTGGAAACCGAATGCCCTGTCTTATCCAGGAAACACTGGGAGTCCTGCGAATACAGCGACACATATCCCATGGCAAGTAATG gaCTTTGGGCAATGTAAGATTATCACATATACGAACCATCTGCTGAAGAAACCTCAACTGTATGGATTTAATTGTACCTTAAGTCCAG TTCCACCTGATTTATTAGAGTGCAAAGATTGTCCTGTGAAAATTGAAGTCTTAGAAGTCACGGAGCAACATAAAGATATTGCTACAAAGGCCCTGAAGAAATTCAAGATAGAAGGTAACCACACAAACTACTTCGCTGTGGACAAAGTTGAAAGGGTTTTAAAGATG ACTGGCTCCCGGGAAGGTCACATTTTAGGATTCTCTATAAAGGAGACCAACTGTTCCAAAACTGTGCAGCAAGAAGATCAGGCACTGGATTGTGATTTTCTCCATGACTGGCATGCT cACATGGGATTCTGCACAGCAAGAGTTATAAGTGATGCAGATGAACCTGATGGAACAGATATAAGTTGTGAAATCTACCATCCCTGG CAGCTTGGCTTTGGGCGAAAAGGCAAAGGTGGAAAACCACACAGACATCCCCATTTCCGTCATCATTTTGGTCACAGACATCATCATGGACATCATCACAGACATGAACGTCCACCCTCTTCTCAGCCCAGACTTGAAGACCCTGAGCATAGCCAAAACTTCAACAAGGAAGATCAAGACAGCCATGAAGGACCTGctccttcttctctccctcctccccatgATGAACCAGGTCATCACTATCCTCCTCACCATCATGGACCAcactgtcctcctcctcctcctcctcatggACCAcactgtcctcctcctcctcctcctcctcatggACCAcactgtcctcctcctcctcatggACCAcactgtcctcctcctcctcctcctcct CATGGACCACATCACCCCCATCCTCCTCACCATCACGGACCACATCCAGGACACCCTCCTCATCACTGTCATCACCATTACAGACATCACTGCAACAAGACAAGCATGTCAGGAAAGTATTTTCCATGCCACATGACAGGAACTATCTATCGCATTCCAGTTCTAAATCAGCAGGATTCCCTCACACCTCCCAGTGCAAACTTCCTCAAGCTATCCCAGTTCAACACTCACTCTTCCAGCACTGGTGAAGGACTAAAGGAGATGCCAGAAGATCCAGGTTTTCCATACCACCCTACACAATCAGAATCATGCCCAGGAAAACCCAAACTTGTTCTTCCAAAAATTTTGCCGTTATTTCCCCAGAACTCCCTGGCAGAAAATTCTCCAAAATGA
- the HRG gene encoding histidine-rich glycoprotein isoform X6: protein MLLLASAFFLTLLQCSNAQNKASFTPADCNTIETDAGVALDLVNKHRRDGYVFGLFRVADAHELHTGNSSVLYLTLDVLETECPVLSRKHWESCEYSDTYPMDFGQCKIITYTNHLLKKPQLYGFNCTLSPVPPDLLECKDCPVKIEVLEVTEQHKDIATKALKKFKIEGNHTNYFAVDKVERVLKMTGSREGHILGFSIKETNCSKTVQQEDQALDCDFLHDWHAHMGFCTARVISDADEPDGTDISCEIYHPWQLGFGRKGKGGKPHRHPHFRHHFGHRHHHGHHHRHERPPSSQPRLEDPEHSQNFNKEDQDSHEGPAPSSLPPPHDEPGHHYPPHHHGPHCPPPPPPHGPHCPPPPPPPPHGPDHPHPPHHHGPHPGHPPHHCHHHYRHHCNKTSMSGKYFPCHMTGTIYRIPVLNQQDSLTPPSANFLKLSQFNTHSSSTGEGLKEMPEDPGFPYHPTQSESCPGKPKLVLPKILPLFPQNSLAENSPK, encoded by the exons atgctgcttctagcttcagctttttttctaaCACTACTGCAGTGTTCTAATgcccaaaacaaagcaagcttTACACCTGCAGACTGTAACACCATTGAGACAGATGCAGGAGTGGCCCTGGATTTGGTCAACAAACACCGCAGAGATGGTTATGTTTTTGGTTTATTCCGTGTTGCTGATGCACATGAACTACATACA GGAAATTCATCAGTCCTCTACCTAACTTTGGATGTGCTGGAAACCGAATGCCCTGTCTTATCCAGGAAACACTGGGAGTCCTGCGAATACAGCGACACATATCCCATG gaCTTTGGGCAATGTAAGATTATCACATATACGAACCATCTGCTGAAGAAACCTCAACTGTATGGATTTAATTGTACCTTAAGTCCAG TTCCACCTGATTTATTAGAGTGCAAAGATTGTCCTGTGAAAATTGAAGTCTTAGAAGTCACGGAGCAACATAAAGATATTGCTACAAAGGCCCTGAAGAAATTCAAGATAGAAGGTAACCACACAAACTACTTCGCTGTGGACAAAGTTGAAAGGGTTTTAAAGATG ACTGGCTCCCGGGAAGGTCACATTTTAGGATTCTCTATAAAGGAGACCAACTGTTCCAAAACTGTGCAGCAAGAAGATCAGGCACTGGATTGTGATTTTCTCCATGACTGGCATGCT cACATGGGATTCTGCACAGCAAGAGTTATAAGTGATGCAGATGAACCTGATGGAACAGATATAAGTTGTGAAATCTACCATCCCTGG CAGCTTGGCTTTGGGCGAAAAGGCAAAGGTGGAAAACCACACAGACATCCCCATTTCCGTCATCATTTTGGTCACAGACATCATCATGGACATCATCACAGACATGAACGTCCACCCTCTTCTCAGCCCAGACTTGAAGACCCTGAGCATAGCCAAAACTTCAACAAGGAAGATCAAGACAGCCATGAAGGACCTGctccttcttctctccctcctccccatgATGAACCAGGTCATCACTATCCTCCTCACCATCATGGACCAcactgtcctcctcctcctcctcctcatggACCAcactgtcc tcctcctcctcctcctcctcctcatggACCAG ATCACCCCCATCCTCCTCACCATCACGGACCACATCCAGGACACCCTCCTCATCACTGTCATCACCATTACAGACATCACTGCAACAAGACAAGCATGTCAGGAAAGTATTTTCCATGCCACATGACAGGAACTATCTATCGCATTCCAGTTCTAAATCAGCAGGATTCCCTCACACCTCCCAGTGCAAACTTCCTCAAGCTATCCCAGTTCAACACTCACTCTTCCAGCACTGGTGAAGGACTAAAGGAGATGCCAGAAGATCCAGGTTTTCCATACCACCCTACACAATCAGAATCATGCCCAGGAAAACCCAAACTTGTTCTTCCAAAAATTTTGCCGTTATTTCCCCAGAACTCCCTGGCAGAAAATTCTCCAAAATGA
- the HRG gene encoding histidine-rich glycoprotein isoform X3 — protein sequence MLLLASAFFLTLLQCSNAQNKASFTPADCNTIETDAGVALDLVNKHRRDGYVFGLFRVADAHELHTGNSSVLYLTLDVLETECPVLSRKHWESCEYSDTYPMDFGQCKIITYTNHLLKKPQLYGFNCTLSPVPPDLLECKDCPVKIEVLEVTEQHKDIATKALKKFKIEGNHTNYFAVDKVERVLKMTGSREGHILGFSIKETNCSKTVQQEDQALDCDFLHDWHAHMGFCTARVISDADEPDGTDISCEIYHPWQLGFGRKGKGGKPHRHPHFRHHFGHRHHHGHHHRHERPPSSQPRLEDPEHSQNFNKEDQDSHEGPAPSSLPPPHDEPGHHYPPHHHGPHCPPPPPPHGPHCPPPPPPPPHGPDHPHSPHHHGPHHPHPPHHHGPHPGHPPHHCHHHYRHHCNKTSMSGKYFPCHMTGTIYRIPVLNQQDSLTPPSANFLKLSQFNTHSSSTGEGLKEMPEDPGFPYHPTQSESCPGKPKLVLPKILPLFPQNSLAENSPK from the exons atgctgcttctagcttcagctttttttctaaCACTACTGCAGTGTTCTAATgcccaaaacaaagcaagcttTACACCTGCAGACTGTAACACCATTGAGACAGATGCAGGAGTGGCCCTGGATTTGGTCAACAAACACCGCAGAGATGGTTATGTTTTTGGTTTATTCCGTGTTGCTGATGCACATGAACTACATACA GGAAATTCATCAGTCCTCTACCTAACTTTGGATGTGCTGGAAACCGAATGCCCTGTCTTATCCAGGAAACACTGGGAGTCCTGCGAATACAGCGACACATATCCCATG gaCTTTGGGCAATGTAAGATTATCACATATACGAACCATCTGCTGAAGAAACCTCAACTGTATGGATTTAATTGTACCTTAAGTCCAG TTCCACCTGATTTATTAGAGTGCAAAGATTGTCCTGTGAAAATTGAAGTCTTAGAAGTCACGGAGCAACATAAAGATATTGCTACAAAGGCCCTGAAGAAATTCAAGATAGAAGGTAACCACACAAACTACTTCGCTGTGGACAAAGTTGAAAGGGTTTTAAAGATG ACTGGCTCCCGGGAAGGTCACATTTTAGGATTCTCTATAAAGGAGACCAACTGTTCCAAAACTGTGCAGCAAGAAGATCAGGCACTGGATTGTGATTTTCTCCATGACTGGCATGCT cACATGGGATTCTGCACAGCAAGAGTTATAAGTGATGCAGATGAACCTGATGGAACAGATATAAGTTGTGAAATCTACCATCCCTGG CAGCTTGGCTTTGGGCGAAAAGGCAAAGGTGGAAAACCACACAGACATCCCCATTTCCGTCATCATTTTGGTCACAGACATCATCATGGACATCATCACAGACATGAACGTCCACCCTCTTCTCAGCCCAGACTTGAAGACCCTGAGCATAGCCAAAACTTCAACAAGGAAGATCAAGACAGCCATGAAGGACCTGctccttcttctctccctcctccccatgATGAACCAGGTCATCACTATCCTCCTCACCATCATGGACCAcactgtcctcctcctcctcctcctcatggACCAcactgtcc tcctcctcctcctcctcctcctcatggACCAGATCACCCTCATTCTCCTCACCACCATGGACCACATCACCCCCATCCTCCTCACCATCACGGACCACATCCAGGACACCCTCCTCATCACTGTCATCACCATTACAGACATCACTGCAACAAGACAAGCATGTCAGGAAAGTATTTTCCATGCCACATGACAGGAACTATCTATCGCATTCCAGTTCTAAATCAGCAGGATTCCCTCACACCTCCCAGTGCAAACTTCCTCAAGCTATCCCAGTTCAACACTCACTCTTCCAGCACTGGTGAAGGACTAAAGGAGATGCCAGAAGATCCAGGTTTTCCATACCACCCTACACAATCAGAATCATGCCCAGGAAAACCCAAACTTGTTCTTCCAAAAATTTTGCCGTTATTTCCCCAGAACTCCCTGGCAGAAAATTCTCCAAAATGA
- the HRG gene encoding histidine-rich glycoprotein isoform X7 — protein MLLLASAFFLTLLQCSNAQNKASFTPADCNTIETDAGVALDLVNKHRRDGYVFGLFRVADAHELHTGNSSVLYLTLDVLETECPVLSRKHWESCEYSDTYPMDFGQCKIITYTNHLLKKPQLYGFNCTLSPVPPDLLECKDCPVKIEVLEVTEQHKDIATKALKKFKIEGNHTNYFAVDKVERVLKMTGSREGHILGFSIKETNCSKTVQQEDQALDCDFLHDWHAHMGFCTARVISDADEPDGTDISCEIYHPWQLGFGRKGKGGKPHRHPHFRHHFGHRHHHGHHHRHERPPSSQPRLEDPEHSQNFNKEDQDSHEGPAPSSLPPPHDEPGHHYPPHHHGPHCPPPPPPHGPHCPPPPPPPHGPHHPHPPHHHGPHPGHPPHHCHHHYRHHCNKTSMSGKYFPCHMTGTIYRIPVLNQQDSLTPPSANFLKLSQFNTHSSSTGEGLKEMPEDPGFPYHPTQSESCPGKPKLVLPKILPLFPQNSLAENSPK, from the exons atgctgcttctagcttcagctttttttctaaCACTACTGCAGTGTTCTAATgcccaaaacaaagcaagcttTACACCTGCAGACTGTAACACCATTGAGACAGATGCAGGAGTGGCCCTGGATTTGGTCAACAAACACCGCAGAGATGGTTATGTTTTTGGTTTATTCCGTGTTGCTGATGCACATGAACTACATACA GGAAATTCATCAGTCCTCTACCTAACTTTGGATGTGCTGGAAACCGAATGCCCTGTCTTATCCAGGAAACACTGGGAGTCCTGCGAATACAGCGACACATATCCCATG gaCTTTGGGCAATGTAAGATTATCACATATACGAACCATCTGCTGAAGAAACCTCAACTGTATGGATTTAATTGTACCTTAAGTCCAG TTCCACCTGATTTATTAGAGTGCAAAGATTGTCCTGTGAAAATTGAAGTCTTAGAAGTCACGGAGCAACATAAAGATATTGCTACAAAGGCCCTGAAGAAATTCAAGATAGAAGGTAACCACACAAACTACTTCGCTGTGGACAAAGTTGAAAGGGTTTTAAAGATG ACTGGCTCCCGGGAAGGTCACATTTTAGGATTCTCTATAAAGGAGACCAACTGTTCCAAAACTGTGCAGCAAGAAGATCAGGCACTGGATTGTGATTTTCTCCATGACTGGCATGCT cACATGGGATTCTGCACAGCAAGAGTTATAAGTGATGCAGATGAACCTGATGGAACAGATATAAGTTGTGAAATCTACCATCCCTGG CAGCTTGGCTTTGGGCGAAAAGGCAAAGGTGGAAAACCACACAGACATCCCCATTTCCGTCATCATTTTGGTCACAGACATCATCATGGACATCATCACAGACATGAACGTCCACCCTCTTCTCAGCCCAGACTTGAAGACCCTGAGCATAGCCAAAACTTCAACAAGGAAGATCAAGACAGCCATGAAGGACCTGctccttcttctctccctcctccccatgATGAACCAGGTCATCACTATCCTCCTCACCATCATGGACCAcactgtcctcctcctcctcctcctcatggACCAcactgtcctcctcctcctcctcctcct CATGGACCACATCACCCCCATCCTCCTCACCATCACGGACCACATCCAGGACACCCTCCTCATCACTGTCATCACCATTACAGACATCACTGCAACAAGACAAGCATGTCAGGAAAGTATTTTCCATGCCACATGACAGGAACTATCTATCGCATTCCAGTTCTAAATCAGCAGGATTCCCTCACACCTCCCAGTGCAAACTTCCTCAAGCTATCCCAGTTCAACACTCACTCTTCCAGCACTGGTGAAGGACTAAAGGAGATGCCAGAAGATCCAGGTTTTCCATACCACCCTACACAATCAGAATCATGCCCAGGAAAACCCAAACTTGTTCTTCCAAAAATTTTGCCGTTATTTCCCCAGAACTCCCTGGCAGAAAATTCTCCAAAATGA
- the HRG gene encoding histidine-rich glycoprotein isoform X4, whose translation MLLLASAFFLTLLQCSNAQNKASFTPADCNTIETDAGVALDLVNKHRRDGYVFGLFRVADAHELHTGNSSVLYLTLDVLETECPVLSRKHWESCEYSDTYPMDFGQCKIITYTNHLLKKPQLYGFNCTLSPVPPDLLECKDCPVKIEVLEVTEQHKDIATKALKKFKIEGNHTNYFAVDKVERVLKMTGSREGHILGFSIKETNCSKTVQQEDQALDCDFLHDWHAHMGFCTARVISDADEPDGTDISCEIYHPWQLGFGRKGKGGKPHRHPHFRHHFGHRHHHGHHHRHERPPSSQPRLEDPEHSQNFNKEDQDSHEGPAPSSLPPPHDEPGHHYPPHHHGPHCPPPPHGPHCPPPPPPPHGPDHPHSPHHHGPHHPHPPHHHGPHPGHPPHHCHHHYRHHCNKTSMSGKYFPCHMTGTIYRIPVLNQQDSLTPPSANFLKLSQFNTHSSSTGEGLKEMPEDPGFPYHPTQSESCPGKPKLVLPKILPLFPQNSLAENSPK comes from the exons atgctgcttctagcttcagctttttttctaaCACTACTGCAGTGTTCTAATgcccaaaacaaagcaagcttTACACCTGCAGACTGTAACACCATTGAGACAGATGCAGGAGTGGCCCTGGATTTGGTCAACAAACACCGCAGAGATGGTTATGTTTTTGGTTTATTCCGTGTTGCTGATGCACATGAACTACATACA GGAAATTCATCAGTCCTCTACCTAACTTTGGATGTGCTGGAAACCGAATGCCCTGTCTTATCCAGGAAACACTGGGAGTCCTGCGAATACAGCGACACATATCCCATG gaCTTTGGGCAATGTAAGATTATCACATATACGAACCATCTGCTGAAGAAACCTCAACTGTATGGATTTAATTGTACCTTAAGTCCAG TTCCACCTGATTTATTAGAGTGCAAAGATTGTCCTGTGAAAATTGAAGTCTTAGAAGTCACGGAGCAACATAAAGATATTGCTACAAAGGCCCTGAAGAAATTCAAGATAGAAGGTAACCACACAAACTACTTCGCTGTGGACAAAGTTGAAAGGGTTTTAAAGATG ACTGGCTCCCGGGAAGGTCACATTTTAGGATTCTCTATAAAGGAGACCAACTGTTCCAAAACTGTGCAGCAAGAAGATCAGGCACTGGATTGTGATTTTCTCCATGACTGGCATGCT cACATGGGATTCTGCACAGCAAGAGTTATAAGTGATGCAGATGAACCTGATGGAACAGATATAAGTTGTGAAATCTACCATCCCTGG CAGCTTGGCTTTGGGCGAAAAGGCAAAGGTGGAAAACCACACAGACATCCCCATTTCCGTCATCATTTTGGTCACAGACATCATCATGGACATCATCACAGACATGAACGTCCACCCTCTTCTCAGCCCAGACTTGAAGACCCTGAGCATAGCCAAAACTTCAACAAGGAAGATCAAGACAGCCATGAAGGACCTGctccttcttctctccctcctccccatgATGAACCAGGTCATCACTATCCTCCTCACCATCATGGACCAcactgtcctcct cctcctcatggACCAcactgtcctcctcctcctcctcctcctcatggACCAGATCACCCTCATTCTCCTCACCACCATGGACCACATCACCCCCATCCTCCTCACCATCACGGACCACATCCAGGACACCCTCCTCATCACTGTCATCACCATTACAGACATCACTGCAACAAGACAAGCATGTCAGGAAAGTATTTTCCATGCCACATGACAGGAACTATCTATCGCATTCCAGTTCTAAATCAGCAGGATTCCCTCACACCTCCCAGTGCAAACTTCCTCAAGCTATCCCAGTTCAACACTCACTCTTCCAGCACTGGTGAAGGACTAAAGGAGATGCCAGAAGATCCAGGTTTTCCATACCACCCTACACAATCAGAATCATGCCCAGGAAAACCCAAACTTGTTCTTCCAAAAATTTTGCCGTTATTTCCCCAGAACTCCCTGGCAGAAAATTCTCCAAAATGA